GATCCTGAATTTACGAAGCTTCGGGCAGCAAAAAGGTGCATTCGACTGAAATTTGATTATGCAACTTTACAGCTCTCGACCTGCTAGAGAATTACAGCGTCCAAGTTATTATAGGTCCTCAAACATCTTCACAAGCAGCATTTGTATCGGATCTCGGGAATAAAAGTCAGGTCCCTGTCATCTCCTTCACAGCAACAAGCCCATCTCTTTACTCTGGCAGTCTTCCATATTTTGTTCGTGCAACATTGAGTGACTCTACACAAGTGAATAGCATTGCCTCCCTAATCAAGGCCTACGGGTGGAGACAGGTGGTGCCAATTTATGAAGAAACTGACTATGGTAGAGGTGTCATACCACATCTCATTGAcgccctccaagaaattgatgTTCGTGTTCCCTACCGGAGTGTGATCCCCCTGTCAGCAACTACTGAACAAATTACCAAAGAACTCTATAAGTTATTGACAATGCAAACAAGGGTCTTCTTGGTGCATATGTCACCTGATCTGGCTTCGATCCTCTTCACAATGGCAAAAGAGGTTGGTATGATGAAGAAAGGATTTGTATGGATCATGACAGATGGGCTAACCAATGTCATAGACTCCACGAACCCTTCTGTCATGGAAGCAATGAATGGTGTTTTAGGAGTAAAGTTTTATACTCCTAAATCAGAGGAACTGGATAACTTCACCATACGCTGGAACAGGAGATTACAGATTGATAACCCAAATGATCCACCACTGAAACTAAGCATATTTGAACTCTGGGGCTATGATACTATATGGGCGGTAGCGCAAGCAGTTGAAAACCTTGGTATTAAGAACAAAACATCATTTCAAAAACCAGCAGTTGCAAGAAACATGACAAGCTTGGGAACTTCTGTTTATGGCCCGGATCTCCTAAAGACCATCTTGCAATACAAATTTAGAGGTTTGAGTGGTCATTTTGACCTTTCAGGCAGGCAGCTGCAAGCTTCTACATTTCAGATAATAAATGTAGTTGATAAAGGGTGGAAAGAAATTGGGTTTTGGACTGCAGAAAATGGTATTTCCCGGCGACTATATCACGGAGAATCAATGACACGGCATTCAGGCTTAGCTTCTGACCTAAACCCGGTAATTTGGCCAGGAAAATCAACAGAGGTACCCAGAGGGTGGGAAGCTGCTGTGAACAGGAAGAAGCTTCGAGTAGGAGTGCACGTAAGTGTATACCCACAATTTATGACAAGTGGAAAGGATCCTATCACAGGGGCAACTAAAGCAGAGGGCCTTTCAATTGATGTATTCGAAGAGGCAGTTAAAAGACTTCCCTATGCACTACCTTATGAATATGTGGCATTTGGCACCACGAATGACACAAGCACTGGAGGTTATGATGATTTTGTTTACCAAGTTTACCTTAAGGTAGTAAGTGCATCAGGGCTTCAACTTCCAGCATCAAATTTTTGCAAAAAGTAAATTTATATGCATGCCATGATTTCACTGCTCCCACATTTATGTACTCTCTCCGATCCATTTTACTTGTTGCTGCTTTAGTACAACTTTACTAAagcagcgacaagtaatatggatcggagggagtactacattttAGTTTAATGCAACCATGTACAAATAATAGCACACAACCCACTCAAATAATGTATTGCAATTGAGAGATGTTGAGCAGGAATTTCAGTGCATTGGGTTCTTTCTTAGATCTAGATGGAATGAGATAGTGAAATAGATTTTTTTAAATCCCTTTCGGATGAAAATGGAAGAATAGTATGCAATACATCTCAAGTGGATAAATAAATTAAAAGCAATTTTCTCTTATCCTCGTTTGTTCCTTCCCTTAGATAATACTTGAAAATCCCCTTACAATAACAAATCCAATTTCGAAGGGACTTCCTCCCCGTGTTGAGAAAACTTTTCTTCTTCCAGTTCTTATTTTCTCCATTCAATTTAGTTTTAAAAATATCCTCAAAATACTTCAATTGATAGGTACGCGCAAGAAATAGGCCAATTTGGCAGCTTTTTGTTCAATTTCTCATGGAGTAAAAAAAAATATCATCAGTAAGAGTCAAGGGAACCCTTGACTCTTACTTTTCTTTGCGCAAAAAAAAGTAAGGGTCAAGGAATGATCCCCAAGCCCCGGATTTCCATATAAAGGATGCGACGTGGACAAATACCCAACTTGAATTCTGATTGGGGCCATATTTCTCCATTGTATAGTGTGTATAACCACCATATCATGTTTCCCTATTGGTCTGGTAACTATTCTTGTAAGTACTATGCTAGTGTAGCAAAAAATTGTAATAACACCATATCTGTTGCTTGCAACTCGTAAGGTAAAGTACTATATCAAAGAATATACATGTCATCTTTACATGATAAGACCACATGGCATAGCTAGGCTCTTCTCAGCTAAcctattcatatcctcatggcaTAGTTACAGCTTTCATAACAAAGATTAAGCATCATCATTGCTGGCAGTAAAGTAACTCTGTTTGATGCACTTGCAGAAATACGATATAGCAATTGGAGACATAACAATCTCAGAGAACAGAATGTCTTACGTCGACTTCACTCTACCGTACACAGAATCAGGAGTGGCAATGGTTGTTCCAGCCAAGAGCAGTAGAACTAACAACACATGGATTTTCGTTGAGCCATTATCACGTGACCTGTGGCTCGGaagtatcatattacttttctacacATGGGTTGTTCTCTGGCTATTGGAGTTTCTTGGAAACAACACAAATATCCTGGGCGAAGTTCCCAGAAAGCTCGGGATTATGACCTTCTTTTCCCTGTTTGGAGACAGTGAGTATATTTATCAAAATACTTCCAATCCATAAAAGAAAATGAACTTTTGCATCGCATCTTACATCAAGTATCAAGTTGCATGAAGAAACAGTGTTTTAATGTTGGTGGAACAAACAAAGCTACAAAGTTGTAGTGAATAGACATGCTTCTAGTTGCCTAAACGATGCAAGAATGTGAATGTGTAGAGATAGCTTAGAAAATTAGATTCTCGTGCAGTTGGATAGGCCCGGGGTGTAGCTCAAATGGCTAGGTTACTTTGTAAGCCATTTCAGTACCTTATCAACGCAATAGCTTCTGTCGTAGATACattgtactccctctataaacaaatataagacgttttagtgtaaacaaatataagacgttttagatcactaaaacgtcttatatttgtttacagagggagtaccatatTACTGATAATTAAACCTACCATAGCCTAGCGGTGTGGTAACTTGCCTCTGGCTGATGATCCGAGTTTGATTCCCATCCACAAGTTGGGGGGTAAAATTTGCAGCTATGGTTTCCAGGATTTGAACATTGTTCTGCGTGTTGTGAGCCATAAGATAACTAGACTACCAAACAATTCCCACACTCGGAAAAACTTAATAAGCACAATATGTAGAAATTTACATATTACGTTTCATGACTTTCATCTACATTATGCGGTTATGTGGGTTCCTGCATTTTCCTTTCATATAACTGAAAAACTAATTGAACTCCATATCAAAAATTTCAGAGGACAGAGTGGAACGCTTACTATCTCGGATAGTTTTGATTGTATGGGTATTTTTCTTCCTTGTATTGTCAGCAAGCTACACCGCGAACTTGGCAACGATGCTTACCATACGACAGCTAAATCCAACTATAACTGATATCCATGAACTCCGCAAAAGCGGGGACTATGTAGGATGCATTCGTGGTTCCTACGTCGAGAGAATATTGGAACAACTCAATTTCGACGGATCGAAGATCAAGACCTATAATACCTATGATGGATTTTACAGTGCGCTCTCAAAGGGAAGCAAAAATGGTGGAATTGCTGCGTTCATTCATGAAGTCCCATACATCAGATTATTTCTTGCAAGGAACTGCAAAGGGTACACTATGGTTCCATTTTATAAAGCAGCAGGTTTTGGATATGTAAGTAACACACTTTCATTAAATTTGTTTGAGATGCAAATATATCATAGACATTCCTGTACGCATCTCATCGCTGCTAGTTTTATGTAAGATGGGACCATTGCTAGCTTTGCACACCTAATTCCTAAGTGAATGAGTGGAGGGCAAATGATATTGAACCAATGCTCACATAATTACCATATGCACTTTTGTGAACATTTGATGTTTACTAATAAAATGGCCGTTAATCACATAGCTCCTTCACACTGAATCAACAAAGTGTGCTACTAGCCTACTACTAGTAGTATCtagtatttttttctttctttcagaaaGTCGCATATGAGCTTGGATACAGTTGCTACTACCATATCAAGTTGATGTATCTCAAGGttttcaaaaaatatgaaaaaaatcatgaatatagTATTATAGTGCATGCCATAATACATGAACCTGTAAACAATCATCCATAAATATGACCAGGCAATAAAGGGAAGAAGAGAACTAAGTGAATACTATTGCGATTAAAGTGGTCAACTCTACATACATATGAACTAAAGGCTACATGTTTTCCAAGGGACATGCTAGTAGGGAAATAGCCAAATTACAAGTTAATATAATCAgaaatcaaactaaaaagacttcAAAGAGATAAATTTGGGAAGACAGTTGGAAAATGAATTTAAGAACAAACACACCCACAAGGAAGCACAAAATTCAGCTTACATATACAAACAATCTTATCCGAATAAAGTCGAGAAAATTCATCATTCCAGTTCATAGAGCGGTCATATAGGATTTACTACTATGCAAGATGAAATCCATTATTTGCAACTTGACAAAACTTTGTACCATTAAGGTCAGGATCTACTTCACCATAGCCAACCAAGAATATAAAGTTATAAACACATCAAAATAGCATGGATTCAACTCCAAATACATAATAAATCACAGCACAGCTGTGGTCTCCGCCTAGTTTTGTTCACCACCAATGCCTTCATGCATCACTAATTGCCAGGGCTGGTCCAGTGCTTTGCCTTATACTCAGATCCATTAGGAGAAAGACAGGACGAGTGATAGCATGTGATGGGCACAGCTGGGCATCATCTACCCCCACATCTCAACCAGAAAGAAGTGCCAACCATCATAACAAGTTTTGGCCTTGTCCTTGTAGCTAGCGAGAACCACCAGATTCCTTGAGAATGTGCGGTGTGGagtgagagagagaagaaaccCCTTTTTTGCATTTCATAAGGAGAGTTAAAGTATGGTGATTGGTGGATCACTTCCAGGACGCATATGCACAGTACTCGGTACTGTTTTAAGAAGTGCTTTGGTACCTTCGCATCCTGGTTGCTCGGATGGTGTGGAAGGAGAGGAATAACAGGGTTTCCAATTAACCACAACTTTCTGTTCGTGCTTAGTGTCAACAATCAAGGAAGAGTCCAGAAAATGGTTTATTATCAGAGTATCCTAGATGGATTGAGTGCTGGACAGTTGGATAGTTCCAGTTGTGGATCATTCTTTTAATCTGTCTGTCATTTTAGAAGCTCAATTCATTTTCTTCAGGTCATGCCTTTTTTCCTTCTATTTAATCCAGAAACATAGGCTATCTCCAGCCAGTAACGCATTGACTGTTAGTCTCTTCTTAGTGGAAAGACGTGCAGTTCTCAAGAAAaagagcaatagagaaataaatatGAATAGCTAGTCAATATGCCAAATCATGAAGTAATCAACCTCTGGAGTGGCAAATAATGGATTACATTCTATACAGTGGCATACCCTAAAAGACCACTGTATGAATTGACAATGATTGATTTTATCATTGAAATTTGATAATGATTATGCCACCACAGGTGCTATACTGCTATCCCCTAAGTAAGTGGATGGTAACACCACTTGTTAATGGGaaaacaatatgtgcttccatggGTACTACATAATTTTGGATGCACTTTGTGCGTAAAAAAATAAATATACAAACACTAACTCTCTTTAAGATACACAAGTACTCAATTCGAAATCGTGTACAACTCACCCATACAAGTGAAAAAATCCTCTTTGTTTATCACACAAATATATAATCTATTATGCATGTTCATTTCTAAGTAGTTTCTTACTTCTTCCCAAGTCAATATGTGCTGCCACATACGTTCATATATATTAAGAAGAATTTAAATTTCTTAGCTCTTACCAAGCAATATGCGCTGCCACAGAAGTTCATGTATGTGCAACAGAATTAGTTTCTATGACACTTAGGCTCATGACAATCTGGACTTCTTTGCTACCACATGGGTTCAATTTCATCTTGCGTTAGGCATCACCGTAGCAGGATACGAAGTGTGCTAGAGCTATGATATAAGCTAACAGAACACTCAATTTCTTTAACAGGCATTTCCAAAAGGATCTCCTCTAGTTGGGGACATCTCGAAGGCAATCCTCAGCGTAATAGGAGGAGACACTATTAATCAAATTGAGAAGAAATGGATCGGAATCGGATATCAAAACAACTGCAACAACGCGGGGCGTGCACCTGATCCAGAAAAACTCACACCGGATGGTTTTACAGGACTTTTTATACTTAGTGGAGTTGTTTCGACTTCTTCTCTTCTGATAGCCGTGGTGATTTACTTTTATGAAAAGAAAAACTCAACAACTAAGACACAACCTGACCAAAAGGGAGATCAGGCAGAAGGAAATGAAAGAGGTAATGAAGCTGGAGAAGAGATGCAAAACATAGGTCTACAACCAATTGGCCACAGGCGCAATGCTTCAGCTGTCTCTTGGGGGTTTAGAAGAAGTTTTGGCACAAGAGTGGCACCTGTTTCAAGTTCAAGTCGTTTCTAGCTCAGCTCAGCTGGTATTACATAAAGCAGCCTCCAGCTAAATAAATTTCTAAAATGGTAAAAGTTTGGACTGAAGTAGCTCGACATACAACAGCTAATTATGTTTACGGTTCATAGATAAAGCTCAACTTACCCTAGGCATCCAGTCTGCCAACACTCGTCCCAGTCGGATGATTGTTTGTACTAATTTTCATGTGTAAATCTTGTTTAAGCACACCGTCATACATACCTATCCAAACCTGGTTGAACAGAACCATCTAGCCAAGTGTTTGCTCCATACGTACAAGGTTACATTCTTTTTCTTGTGAATTCGTGAACTTCACATGTCCCATACTGATTGTCACCTGTCGGCCACTCGGATGGTTTAGGGATTTAGGGGTTGCCGTAGGTGCGGGCATTGTTTCGCACCAAGAACAGACGTGTTTTCAAGTGTATCCACAAGTCGGCATTCTAACAAACACCTGGCATGCATCGGGACATCTGTTTCGGCTTACATCAGCTAATACTGATGTTTCGAGCGAAGTTGGTATTTTCACCATGTAGCATGTGCGCGGCATGAAATAAACACATCATGGAACATCCGTCGGAAAACATATCCCAAAATTAGAAAGAGAAGAGGGGTTTTGCAGAACTGAGCGAGGCTCGTCCCTTGTCGCGTTGTCCTCGCACGGGCGCAGCACGGGCACGGCGCGGGCTCCGGTAACAGCCGGTTGAATCCTCCTGGAGTAGTACGTCGAAAGGGTGGTTGGGTGGTGGAGCAGAGCCCAGCCGGAGAGTCGCTGCGATGTCGGCGGCGCAGGCGACCTCCCCGCCCGCCACTCGCCGAGCGCGCGCGAAAAGAGAAAATCGCGGACACCTTGCGCGCGGGATGTGAGGTCACGGGCCTTGGAGCCACTTCAACAGCTCCTTTGAAAAACTTCCCATAAAACTGACAGTAAAATTTAGAGAAAGTTGTCCCAGAATTATTTTTACCAGTTCCCATAAACAGCTCCCCCTAAATccgcttttattttacttttagtTAAACAAAAATAGATAATAGCGTAGGACCCACCAGTCAAGTGACACGCATGACGGCCGCTGGTGAGGAGCGACGCAAGACGGTGCAGGGCGGCTGGCGCGAGGCGGTGTGGTGGCAAGGTTTCGTTGGGGCGGATGGTAAAGTTTTAGGCGGTTTCTAGCCCGCCAAAATTATACAGGAAGATGCAACAATGTATAGGCGGTAAAGTTTTGGTCAGTTTTCTTTGGCCCCGTCTTAAATTCCTCCACAAAATGCAACAACACTAGATTGTCAACATTGTCGTCCAGGATAATCTCTTCTACGTCCGAATCATCggacgaaggcggcgaggacgaacTCAAATCACCCATGAATTTCACCCGAACCTCAACCGAGCCAAATCAAGCACAAACCCGCACGTGTTGGACATACCTCACCCGAAGCCAGCCAAAGCAAAGGCGCACCACCCCTTTCTTCTCCCCGGCGGGCCGAAGCAAAGCCGCGCCGCCCCTTTCTTCTCCCCTGCCGGCCGAAGCAAAGTCGTACCGCGCCGCCCCTTTCTTTTCCCCGCCGGCCAAAGCCAAGTCGTGTTGCCCCTTCCTCCGATGCGCGCGGGGCGAGCCCTACTAATTCCGAGGCTCACCGGCACCGGAACCAACCGGATCCACCTGCTACAAGGCCGGGTGCCAAGCTCCGGGGAAGATCCATGGCACTAGCGGCGGCTGCGAGCCCTTGGACACAAATGGGCACTCCCCGTGCTGAAACTTGATGGAATGGATGCGGTGCAGAGCGGCGAAGTTTTCAGACGGCGCGGGGTAGCGGGCAACAAGAACGGGCGAGGATGTGCGGTGGTGACGACGGGGAGTGGAGGTGCGAACGGAAGCGGGCGAAAATGCATTCGCGCCAAAGAAAAGGGGAGCCGGCAAAATCAAGCGAAACCCCATAGATATGAAGGAAATGAGCCTGCGGATTCGGGATCCCACAAAAAAATTCTAGGACGGTCGAATTTGCGGGATCTATTCGGGCCGGCCAAACCCCCTCTGTCCCGCAAACCGGCGGTTATTTTGCCTGATGGCCCGGTTTGCGCGATTTGCTAGAGATACTCTAATTTGCTCCAACTTCCCGTAAACAACAACTTATTTTACGGATAGGGGAGTTGTTGGCTCCACTTCCAACGTTGTCCCCAAAATCAGCATGAGTGCTTCTACAACCAAACCCCTAATATTGCTTCTATACGTCTGGGTGGATGGCCCAGTCACTGACCGGTTAAGAAAACGTGAATCATCCGCACCCCTCACACCAGTCCTATACATCCAGATTGACTAACAACCCTCAAATCCAACCCATATCTACGGTGGATGTAGGGAGGCCTGGATGCGTCCGAGCGCGTCCACCACGTCGGATCTAGCCCACATTGGCCCAACTTGACCTCACAAATATCCCCACCCTATCGACATCCATACGAAACCCTAGCCACTTGTCACTCCACTCTACTCCGAGTCCATGTCGCTCCGCCCTCTCCCAGCTCATCTACAGTGCGGCATGGCCAACAACGGATCCGACTCTGAGATGTCCGAAATCATCGACTGGGACCTCGTCTCATGTGGACAAGGGGAGGATATAGTCGTCTGCCTGGCTCTTCGCCGCTTCTGAAAGGAGTGCACCTGACCGCGGCCCGAGTCGATCCAacgggaatccattgcgtccgcaCAAGCGACGCCTGGATCCGGCCCCGACGGTAGCTCGAGGAGTGTGGCCGCGGCGTATGACCCTGGGCTGGCTACGCAACCCCTGTGGTGGAGCCCCGTCCCCATGACGTCGGGCTCCGAGTCTGAGGTAAACACCAGTAGATGTCCCTATCATGGATGCGCTGACGATTGGCGTGCCAGCCAAGCGAGGAAGAGGGCACGACATACACCATAGGCTGGGTCGTCTGAGGTCAAGGATGTCCTCTGGGCCCGCATCCTTGAGAAGTGGCAAAGGAGGAGGATGCACGCCCTTGCTAAGGAACAAGCCCAGGcggtcggtgatacgtctccaacgtatctataatttttgattgtttcatgctattatattatctattttggatgtttaacgggctttaatttaactttttatattattctttgggactaacctattaaccgaaggcccagtgcaaattgctgttttttttgcctatttcggtgtttcgcagaaaaggaatatcaaacggaacgaaaccttcgcgagtatcttttttggaacaaacgcaagagacttggagtggaagtcaaggaagcaacgaggcggccacgaggcgggagggcgcgcccaagggggtaggcgcgcccccaccctcttgggcccctcgtagctccaccgacctacttctttcgcctatatatactcttataccctgaaaacatctaggggagccacgaaaccactttttcaccgccgcaaccttctgtacccatgagatcccatctttgggccttttccggcaatctgccagagggggattcgatcatggagggcttctacatcaacaccatagcctctccgatgatgtgtgagtagtttagcacacaccttcgggtccatagttattagctagatggcttcttctctctttggttctcaatacaaagttctcctcgatgttcttggagatctattcgatgtaatactttttgcgatgtgtttgccgagatccgatgaattgtgggtttatgatcaagattatctatgaacaatatttgattcttctctgaattcttatatgcatgatttgatatctttgcaagtctcttcgaattatcggtttagtttggcctactagattgatctctcttgcaatgggagaagtgcttagctttgggttcaatcttgcggtgctcgatcccagtgacagaaagggaaccgacacgtattgtattgttgccatcgaggataaaaagatggggtttatatcatattgcttgagtttatccctctacatcatgtcatctttcctaatgcgttactctgttcttatgaacttaatactctagatgcatgctggatagcggtcgatgtgtggagtaatagtagtagatgcagaatcgtttcggtctacttgacacgaacgtgatgtctatgctcatgatcatgcctagatattctcataactatgcgcttttctatcaattgctcggcagtaatttgttcacccaccataatatatgctatcttgagagaagccactagtgaaacctatggcccccgggtctattttacatcatattagtttatcatcaacttgccaatttctgtcgttgtttattttgcaatctttactttccaatctatacaacaaaaatatcaaaaatatttatcttattatctttatcagatctcacttttgcaagtggctgtgaagggattgacaacccctttatcgcgttggttgcaaggttcttgattgtttgtgcaggtactaggcgatttgcgtgtagtctcctactggattgataccttggttctcaaaaactaagggaaatacttacgttactttgctgcatcaccctttcctcttcaaggga
This window of the Triticum aestivum cultivar Chinese Spring chromosome 5D, IWGSC CS RefSeq v2.1, whole genome shotgun sequence genome carries:
- the LOC123124834 gene encoding glutamate receptor 2.8, translating into MERASQITFFLLLIIHSGIAQNATTSGADEFPVGVILNLESLRGKMARTSILMALEDFYTAHRNYSPKVVLHIRDSKSNSIEAASAALDLLENYSVQVIIGPQTSSQAAFVSDLGNKSQVPVISFTATSPSLYSGSLPYFVRATLSDSTQVNSIASLIKAYGWRQVVPIYEETDYGRGVIPHLIDALQEIDVRVPYRSVIPLSATTEQITKELYKLLTMQTRVFLVHMSPDLASILFTMAKEVGMMKKGFVWIMTDGLTNVIDSTNPSVMEAMNGVLGVKFYTPKSEELDNFTIRWNRRLQIDNPNDPPLKLSIFELWGYDTIWAVAQAVENLGIKNKTSFQKPAVARNMTSLGTSVYGPDLLKTILQYKFRGLSGHFDLSGRQLQASTFQIINVVDKGWKEIGFWTAENGISRRLYHGESMTRHSGLASDLNPVIWPGKSTEVPRGWEAAVNRKKLRVGVHVSVYPQFMTSGKDPITGATKAEGLSIDVFEEAVKRLPYALPYEYVAFGTTNDTSTGGYDDFVYQVYLKKYDIAIGDITISENRMSYVDFTLPYTESGVAMVVPAKSSRTNNTWIFVEPLSRDLWLGSIILLFYTWVVLWLLEFLGNNTNILGEVPRKLGIMTFFSLFGDKDRVERLLSRIVLIVWVFFFLVLSASYTANLATMLTIRQLNPTITDIHELRKSGDYVGCIRGSYVERILEQLNFDGSKIKTYNTYDGFYSALSKGSKNGGIAAFIHEVPYIRLFLARNCKGYTMVPFYKAAGFGYAFPKGSPLVGDISKAILSVIGGDTINQIEKKWIGIGYQNNCNNAGRAPDPEKLTPDGFTGLFILSGVVSTSSLLIAVVIYFYEKKNSTTKTQPDQKGDQAEGNERGNEAGEEMQNIGLQPIGHRRNASAVSWGFRRSFGTRVAPVSSSSRF